One window from the genome of Pseudomonas sp. L5B5 encodes:
- a CDS encoding aspartate aminotransferase family protein, giving the protein MSHENISRSIATVHPIQLSHGRNAEVWDTEGKRYIDFVGGIGVLNLGHCHPRIVAAIQAQASRLTHYAFNAAPHTPYLEFMERLASFIPVSYPVSGMLTNSGAEAAENALKIVRAATGRTAVIAFDGGFHGRTLATLNLNGKVAPYKQKVGVLPGPVYHLPYPSADNGVSAEEALKALQRLFSVEIDVGEVACFILEPVQGEAGFLALDPGFAQALRRLCDEQRILLVADEIQSGFGRTGQRFAFSRLGIEPDLILLGKSIGGGLPLGAVVGRKDLLDSLPRGGLGGTYSGNPIACAAALATLDEMTDEHLQTWGECQERAIVERYESWKANGVCRYLGRLTGVGAMRGIELQNERGEPGSEQLNALLAKARDAGLLLMPSGKSRHIVRLLAPLTTEPEIFEEGLDILQQCLAHL; this is encoded by the coding sequence ATGAGCCACGAGAACATCAGCCGTTCGATCGCCACCGTCCACCCGATCCAGCTCAGCCACGGGCGCAATGCCGAGGTCTGGGACACCGAAGGCAAGCGCTACATCGACTTCGTCGGCGGTATCGGCGTGCTCAACCTCGGGCACTGCCATCCGCGCATCGTCGCCGCCATCCAGGCACAAGCCAGCCGCCTCACCCACTACGCCTTCAACGCCGCCCCCCACACGCCCTACCTTGAATTCATGGAACGCCTGGCCAGCTTCATCCCGGTCAGCTATCCGGTCAGCGGCATGCTCACCAACAGTGGCGCCGAAGCCGCCGAGAACGCCTTGAAGATCGTCCGTGCCGCCACTGGGCGTACAGCGGTGATCGCCTTCGATGGCGGCTTCCATGGCCGCACCCTGGCCACCCTCAACCTCAATGGCAAGGTGGCCCCCTACAAGCAGAAGGTCGGCGTGCTGCCAGGCCCGGTGTATCACCTGCCCTACCCCAGCGCCGACAACGGCGTCAGTGCCGAAGAAGCCTTGAAGGCCCTGCAGCGGTTGTTCAGCGTGGAGATCGATGTCGGGGAAGTGGCTTGTTTCATCCTCGAACCGGTGCAGGGTGAAGCCGGCTTCCTGGCCCTGGACCCGGGCTTCGCCCAAGCCCTGCGACGCCTGTGCGACGAGCAACGGATCCTGCTGGTCGCCGACGAAATCCAGTCCGGCTTCGGCCGCACCGGCCAACGGTTCGCCTTTTCCCGGCTGGGTATCGAGCCGGACCTGATCCTGCTGGGCAAGAGCATTGGCGGCGGGCTGCCACTGGGCGCGGTGGTGGGACGCAAGGACCTGCTGGACAGCCTGCCCAGGGGCGGCCTGGGCGGCACCTATTCCGGCAATCCGATCGCCTGCGCGGCAGCCCTGGCGACCCTGGACGAAATGACCGACGAGCACCTGCAAACCTGGGGTGAATGCCAGGAACGGGCAATAGTCGAGCGGTATGAATCCTGGAAAGCCAACGGCGTGTGCCGCTATCTGGGACGCTTGACCGGGGTGGGCGCCATGCGCGGGATCGAGTTGCAGAACGAACGGGGCGAACCCGGTTCGGAGCAACTCAACGCCCTGCTGGCCAAGGCCCGGGACGCCGGCCTGCTGCTGATGCCCAGTGGCAAGTCACGGCACATCGTGCGCCTGCTGGCGCCCTTGACCACGGAGCCGGAGATATTCGAAGAGGGGCTGGATATTCTCCAGCAGTGCCTGGCGCACCTGTGA
- a CDS encoding DUF3592 domain-containing protein translates to MANSTPSRFGKIIQGLLFALIGIGLLVIAGNLALERREFIAGAQTADGIVSDLNAGGSHPEIAFNTASGERISYPQGGFIFGYQKDQPVRVYYQPERPANSAVIDDPAALWATPGVLGVIGLVFVIAGLVGISSQRGRRAAHPLKGL, encoded by the coding sequence ATGGCTAACTCCACCCCGTCACGCTTCGGCAAGATCATCCAGGGCCTGCTCTTCGCCCTGATCGGCATCGGCCTGCTGGTCATCGCCGGCAACCTGGCCCTCGAGCGCCGCGAATTCATCGCTGGCGCCCAGACCGCCGACGGCATTGTCAGCGACCTGAATGCCGGTGGTTCGCACCCCGAAATTGCCTTCAATACCGCCAGCGGGGAGAGAATCTCCTATCCCCAGGGCGGCTTTATCTTCGGTTATCAGAAGGACCAACCGGTCCGCGTCTACTACCAGCCGGAGCGACCGGCCAACAGTGCGGTCATCGACGACCCGGCGGCTCTCTGGGCCACCCCCGGTGTCCTGGGAGTGATCGGTCTGGTGTTCGTCATCGCCGGCCTGGTAGGCATCAGCAGTCAGCGCGGGCGCCGCGCCGCCCATCCATTAAAAGGACTTTGA
- a CDS encoding DedA family protein — MLEHLDLNALIATYGYWVIFIGCLLEGETVLILGGMAAHQGNLQWPQVIGLAALGGILGDQLLFWTGRYSGARILPKLKRHQAAIERANGLIKRYPLTSVFAVRFLYGMRLVGPMVIGASGLAAWRFALLNVIGAAVWAVLFVSAGYWAGEALQHFLGDLKPYRLPIFLGVVALLALAALVRHLRNRRKAHRS; from the coding sequence ATGCTCGAACACCTGGACCTCAACGCCCTGATCGCCACCTACGGCTACTGGGTGATCTTCATCGGTTGCCTGCTGGAGGGCGAGACCGTACTGATCCTCGGCGGCATGGCAGCGCACCAGGGCAACCTGCAGTGGCCCCAGGTGATCGGCTTGGCGGCCCTGGGCGGCATTCTCGGCGACCAGTTGCTGTTCTGGACAGGACGCTACTCCGGTGCCCGCATCTTGCCCAAACTGAAGCGGCACCAGGCGGCCATCGAACGAGCCAATGGCCTGATCAAGCGTTATCCGCTGACCTCGGTATTCGCCGTGCGCTTTCTCTACGGCATGCGCCTGGTAGGCCCGATGGTGATCGGTGCCAGCGGCCTGGCCGCCTGGCGCTTCGCCCTGCTCAACGTCATCGGTGCGGCGGTGTGGGCCGTGTTGTTCGTCAGCGCCGGATACTGGGCCGGCGAGGCCTTGCAGCATTTTCTTGGCGACCTCAAGCCCTATCGCCTGCCGATCTTTCTCGGCGTCGTGGCCCTGCTGGCCCTCGCAGCCCTGGTGCGACACCTGCGCAATCGACGCAAGGCGCACAGGTCCTGA